In Alkalihalobacillus sp. TS-13, the following are encoded in one genomic region:
- a CDS encoding sodium:solute symporter family protein encodes MSVESLTLTLVILTFAIYLYIGWRSKVKDTSNFFVAGKDIPAAANGAAIAADWMSAASFISMAGLISFLGYDGTIYLMGWTGGYVLLALLLAPYLRKFGRYTVPDFIGDRYYSNGARAVAAVATLFISLTYVAGQMRGVGIVFSRYLQVDIVVGVLIGMAIVAFFAVLGGMKGITWTQVVQYSILIVAFLIPAIAISFKLTGNPVPQLALTFSDIARELSILQVELGLKEYVAPFTDMSGLNVFAVTLALMIGTAGLPHVIIRFYTVKNVRAARWSAGWALLFIALLYTTAPAIGVFAKYNLINSFNDQSIEQVREEAWVTKWEETGLLTLEDKNGDGVLAFSSDAAANEVTIDPDIIVLSTPEVAELAPIVIALVAAGGLAAALSTASGLLLAMSSAVSHDIYYRIYRPNASEEQRLKIGRIMIFLAVIVAGYFGVNPPGFVGEVVAFAFGLAAASLFPAILLGIFDRRMNREGAIWGISIGLAFTVIMILLMRSPQVFGTETPVIESFFGINAQGIGVVGALLNFIISFIVSRRTAAPPEEIQQMVEDIRVPKVMDKTG; translated from the coding sequence ATGAGTGTAGAATCTCTTACCTTGACCCTAGTCATCCTTACATTTGCCATCTACTTATATATCGGTTGGCGTTCAAAAGTAAAAGATACAAGTAACTTTTTCGTAGCCGGAAAGGATATACCAGCAGCAGCCAATGGGGCTGCAATTGCAGCAGACTGGATGTCGGCAGCTTCCTTCATTTCGATGGCTGGCCTGATTTCGTTCTTAGGTTACGACGGGACGATTTATCTGATGGGTTGGACAGGAGGATATGTTCTACTTGCACTTCTTCTTGCACCCTATCTGCGGAAGTTCGGTAGGTACACCGTACCGGATTTTATTGGTGACCGGTACTATTCCAACGGTGCCCGGGCAGTAGCGGCTGTCGCAACACTTTTCATCTCCCTTACATACGTAGCGGGTCAGATGCGTGGTGTTGGGATTGTTTTCAGTAGGTATTTACAAGTGGATATTGTTGTCGGCGTCCTTATCGGCATGGCAATTGTGGCATTTTTCGCTGTGCTTGGGGGGATGAAAGGGATCACTTGGACACAGGTAGTGCAGTATTCGATTCTGATCGTCGCTTTTTTGATACCAGCCATTGCGATTTCGTTCAAATTGACTGGTAACCCTGTTCCTCAGTTAGCCCTTACATTCAGTGACATCGCTAGAGAGTTGAGTATTTTACAAGTTGAACTCGGCCTAAAAGAATATGTTGCACCTTTTACTGATATGTCAGGACTGAATGTATTCGCTGTCACGCTTGCCCTTATGATCGGGACCGCCGGTCTGCCCCATGTGATCATCCGTTTCTATACGGTGAAAAATGTTCGTGCAGCACGGTGGTCAGCCGGTTGGGCGTTGCTATTCATTGCACTTCTTTATACAACTGCTCCAGCAATCGGAGTATTTGCAAAATATAACCTGATCAACAGTTTCAATGATCAGTCAATCGAACAGGTCCGTGAAGAGGCCTGGGTAACGAAATGGGAGGAAACAGGTCTACTGACACTTGAAGATAAGAATGGTGATGGTGTTTTAGCATTTTCTTCCGATGCAGCAGCAAATGAAGTGACGATTGACCCGGATATCATCGTACTTTCCACACCGGAAGTTGCTGAGCTCGCACCTATTGTCATAGCGCTTGTTGCAGCAGGAGGACTTGCCGCTGCACTTTCTACCGCTTCAGGACTTTTGCTTGCGATGTCTAGTGCCGTTTCACATGACATCTATTATCGGATCTACAGACCGAATGCTAGTGAAGAGCAACGTCTCAAAATCGGGAGGATCATGATTTTCCTTGCTGTCATCGTTGCCGGCTATTTCGGTGTCAATCCACCAGGGTTTGTCGGCGAAGTTGTTGCGTTTGCATTCGGACTGGCAGCGGCTAGCCTATTCCCTGCGATCTTGCTCGGAATCTTTGATCGAAGGATGAACCGTGAAGGCGCCATCTGGGGAATTTCAATCGGTTTAGCATTTACAGTCATCATGATTTTGCTAATGCGTTCGCCGCAAGTATTCGGGACTGAAACCCCAGTAATCGAGAGCTTCTTCGGTATAAACGCACAAGGAATCGGTGTAGTCGGAGCCCTCTTGAACTTCATCATCTCCTTCATTGTATCGAGACGTACAGCAGCGCCACCAGAAGAAATCCAACAGATGGTGGAAGATATCCGCGTTCCGAAAGTGATGGACAAGACAGGATGA
- a CDS encoding FAD-dependent oxidoreductase yields the protein MSERFDCIVVGAGPAGIACAYELAKGGAKVLLIERGEYPGSKNVMGGVLYRQMMEDVIPEFYKEAPLERPIVEQRFMMMDKESAVTFGYKGLEWGKEPYNNFTVLRAKFDQWFASKAVEQGALLINETVVTECIVEEGRVVGVRTDRPDGDVYADVVVLADGVNSLLAKSLGFHKEYRPDEVALATMEILKLDKKIIEDRFNLEPNQGCTIELFGDATKGILGTGFLYTNKDSLSIGVGTLLSGLIKHKIRPYELLEYVKNHPMIRPYLQGSEQQEYLAHLIPEGGYKSMGKVVGDGVIVVGDAAQLVNAIHREGSNLAMTSGRIAAETVLLAMQAGDFSEALLDRYRVKLLNSFVGQDMKKYKDSTHHFDKFPQYFDQYIPMVNKAASQMFTVDGKSKWEKQKKILKDIGSPREKIKIARDVYRAWKVMK from the coding sequence ATGTCGGAGAGGTTTGATTGTATTGTTGTCGGGGCAGGACCTGCTGGAATCGCATGTGCCTATGAACTTGCTAAGGGCGGGGCGAAAGTACTCCTCATCGAGCGTGGTGAATATCCGGGTTCCAAAAATGTAATGGGGGGTGTTTTATACCGTCAAATGATGGAGGACGTTATTCCAGAATTTTATAAAGAAGCCCCATTAGAGCGCCCGATCGTTGAACAGCGATTTATGATGATGGATAAAGAATCTGCCGTCACATTTGGATATAAAGGATTGGAATGGGGGAAAGAACCTTACAATAACTTCACTGTGCTGCGCGCGAAATTCGACCAGTGGTTTGCATCTAAAGCAGTGGAACAGGGCGCTTTGCTCATCAATGAAACGGTAGTGACGGAATGTATCGTTGAAGAGGGAAGGGTTGTTGGCGTCCGAACCGATCGTCCTGATGGGGATGTATACGCCGATGTCGTCGTTCTTGCTGATGGTGTCAATTCCTTATTGGCAAAATCCCTTGGTTTCCATAAGGAGTACCGACCGGATGAAGTAGCTCTGGCGACAATGGAAATTTTGAAATTGGATAAAAAAATCATCGAAGACCGTTTTAACCTCGAACCAAACCAAGGTTGTACCATCGAGCTGTTCGGTGATGCGACAAAAGGAATCCTCGGTACAGGCTTCCTCTACACAAATAAAGATTCGTTAAGTATTGGTGTCGGTACGTTATTATCCGGGCTCATCAAGCATAAAATCAGACCATATGAATTACTTGAATATGTAAAGAACCATCCGATGATCCGACCTTATCTTCAAGGAAGTGAGCAGCAGGAGTATTTGGCTCATCTCATTCCTGAGGGAGGTTATAAGTCGATGGGCAAAGTCGTAGGCGATGGCGTCATTGTCGTTGGTGATGCCGCCCAGCTCGTCAACGCGATTCATCGAGAAGGCTCCAATCTTGCTATGACATCCGGCAGGATCGCCGCAGAAACCGTCCTTTTAGCAATGCAGGCTGGGGATTTTTCAGAAGCGTTATTGGATCGGTACCGCGTCAAGTTGTTGAACAGTTTCGTAGGTCAAGATATGAAGAAATACAAAGATTCGACTCATCATTTCGATAAGTTCCCACAGTATTTTGATCAATATATTCCGATGGTGAATAAGGCTGCAAGCCAGATGTTCACGGTCGATGGAAAATCGAAATGGGAGAAGCAAAAGAAAATATTGAAGGACATCGGATCACCTCGGGAAAAAATCAAAATCGCTCGCGATGTTTATCGGGCTTGGAAGGTGATGAAATAA
- a CDS encoding electron transfer flavoprotein subunit alpha/FixB family protein, with product MNLEDYHGVWVFIEEQEGTIAPVSLELLGAGRRLADKRGVELAGVIIGNQVKPLASTVFEYGADVVYVYDQTIFKDYRTESYMKALLHCCETYKPEIILFGATSTGKDLASAVATDLPTGLTADTTELDVEEDTGLLLASRPAFGGNIMATILCKKYRPQMATVRPKVMKALEAETGRTGKLVEEKIDIKEEDIRTKVLDIVKATTKKVRIDEADIIVSGGKGLGSEEGFQLIHRLAETLGGAVGASRDVVEAGWIEHHHQVGQTGVTVTPKIYFAIGISGAIQHLVGMKNSSMIIAINKDPEAPIFEACHYGIVGDAFEIIPLLIEQFSQALEKEEVNHVGEV from the coding sequence ATGAATCTTGAAGATTACCATGGCGTTTGGGTATTTATTGAGGAACAGGAAGGAACGATTGCTCCTGTTTCCCTTGAATTATTAGGAGCAGGAAGACGATTGGCGGATAAAAGAGGTGTAGAACTCGCTGGCGTGATCATCGGCAATCAAGTGAAGCCTCTTGCCTCAACTGTTTTTGAATATGGTGCTGACGTCGTCTATGTTTATGACCAAACTATTTTCAAAGATTATCGAACTGAATCTTACATGAAAGCCCTTCTGCATTGTTGTGAAACGTATAAGCCGGAAATCATTCTATTCGGGGCAACCTCCACCGGAAAGGACCTGGCGAGTGCAGTAGCGACTGACTTACCGACAGGATTGACAGCGGATACAACTGAATTGGACGTAGAGGAAGATACGGGACTTTTACTGGCCAGCCGTCCTGCATTCGGTGGGAATATCATGGCGACAATCCTGTGTAAGAAATACCGCCCGCAAATGGCTACTGTCCGTCCAAAAGTAATGAAAGCGTTGGAAGCTGAAACAGGCAGGACCGGAAAATTAGTAGAAGAGAAGATTGATATAAAAGAAGAGGATATCCGTACAAAGGTATTGGATATCGTTAAAGCGACTACCAAAAAAGTCCGGATCGACGAGGCAGATATTATTGTCTCAGGTGGGAAAGGCCTTGGCAGTGAAGAAGGTTTCCAGCTGATCCATCGCCTGGCGGAAACGCTCGGTGGCGCTGTAGGAGCAAGCCGTGATGTGGTTGAAGCTGGTTGGATCGAGCACCATCATCAGGTTGGGCAAACAGGGGTTACGGTTACGCCAAAGATCTATTTTGCAATTGGCATTTCAGGAGCGATCCAGCACCTCGTAGGTATGAAAAACTCCAGTATGATCATTGCAATCAACAAAGATCCCGAGGCTCCGATTTTCGAAGCGTGCCATTATGGAATTGTAGGGGACGCCTTTGAAATCATACCACTACTCATCGAACAGTTCAGCCAGGCATTGGAAAAAGAGGAGGTCAATCATGTCGGAGAGGTTTGA
- a CDS encoding DUF4212 domain-containing protein: MKETQQDLSYKQKEYWKKNTRLIRILLVIWALVSLVAAIILAKPLSEIQFFGVPLAFWFAQQGSIIIFLILTFYYAIRMDKLDKEYDVQEVILTEESSSKDKGVST, from the coding sequence ATGAAAGAAACACAGCAGGATTTGTCGTACAAGCAAAAGGAATATTGGAAGAAGAATACTCGATTGATCCGTATTTTGCTAGTGATCTGGGCACTTGTTTCTTTAGTGGCTGCTATTATCCTTGCAAAACCTCTTAGTGAGATTCAGTTCTTTGGTGTTCCTCTGGCATTCTGGTTTGCACAGCAAGGATCGATCATCATATTCTTGATATTGACCTTTTATTACGCAATACGAATGGACAAGCTGGACAAGGAGTATGATGTTCAGGAAGTGATCCTGACAGAAGAATCTTCGTCTAAGGACAAGGGGGTATCGACATGA
- a CDS encoding ferredoxin family protein, whose protein sequence is MSEEKKKGQSIEEKQYLVRFNADTKSHLHVKNPEICLTDCPDKICTIFCPAEIYKWEDIRMHIGYEGCHECGSCRIGCPHENIDWVYPKGGHGIIFRLG, encoded by the coding sequence ATGAGTGAAGAGAAGAAGAAGGGACAGTCCATCGAGGAAAAGCAGTACCTTGTCCGTTTCAACGCTGACACGAAATCTCATCTCCATGTAAAAAATCCAGAGATCTGTCTGACAGACTGTCCGGATAAAATATGCACGATCTTCTGCCCAGCAGAGATTTACAAATGGGAAGACATACGGATGCACATCGGCTATGAAGGCTGTCACGAATGTGGAAGCTGCCGGATCGGATGTCCGCATGAAAATATCGACTGGGTCTATCCCAAAGGCGGTCATGGAATCATTTTCAGGTTGGGGTAA
- a CDS encoding electron transfer flavoprotein subunit beta/FixA family protein, producing the protein MLHIVACIKQVPDTKIIKMNPKTNTMDRASAPAILNPYDAHAVEEAVRIKNRYGGTVSVLTMGPPPAVKAIKKCIEIGADEGYMISDRKFAGADTLATSYALTKALEKIQKITPVDLILCGKMTIDGDTGQVGPGIARRLDIPPLTSVKKVEEVNQDAGHIIVHRKIEDGHEVIKSSLPCLLSVEKEINEVPYSPFPNMIKAARYEPNIWSVDDLEDVDIKQLGLKGSPTIVAKVWAPPKPEGGKMLEGSTNEQVDQILSVILEKKELFDAKGGS; encoded by the coding sequence ATGCTGCATATCGTCGCTTGCATCAAGCAAGTGCCTGATACGAAAATCATCAAGATGAACCCAAAGACAAACACGATGGATCGGGCAAGTGCACCAGCGATTTTGAATCCATATGATGCACATGCCGTTGAGGAAGCAGTTCGAATCAAAAACAGATATGGCGGTACAGTTTCGGTATTGACGATGGGGCCGCCGCCAGCAGTAAAAGCAATCAAGAAATGCATCGAAATCGGTGCTGATGAGGGTTACATGATTTCAGATCGCAAGTTTGCCGGTGCGGATACATTGGCAACCAGTTATGCCCTGACAAAAGCCCTGGAGAAGATTCAGAAAATCACTCCAGTGGACCTTATTCTATGCGGGAAGATGACAATCGATGGTGATACTGGACAAGTTGGACCAGGAATCGCGCGCCGTCTTGATATTCCTCCGTTGACCTCAGTGAAGAAAGTGGAGGAAGTCAACCAAGACGCAGGACATATCATCGTTCATCGAAAAATTGAAGATGGACATGAGGTGATCAAATCCAGCCTTCCATGTTTGTTGTCTGTTGAAAAAGAAATCAATGAAGTTCCTTACTCACCGTTCCCGAATATGATCAAGGCAGCAAGATATGAACCAAATATCTGGTCAGTGGATGATCTGGAAGATGTAGATATCAAACAGCTCGGATTAAAAGGTTCGCCAACCATTGTAGCGAAGGTATGGGCACCGCCGAAACCTGAAGGTGGAAAAATGCTTGAGGGAAGCACCAACGAACAAGTTGATCAAATCCTATCAGTCATTTTAGAAAAGAAGGAATTATTTGATGCGAAAGGGGGATCTTGA